In Ignavibacteriales bacterium, a single window of DNA contains:
- a CDS encoding tetratricopeptide repeat protein translates to MNTLGKIIFIFCFILILLHVWGAGNPSYMKWGFQSFAYYDITTSAIVLLIALTFFIPSVLRFWIRVFERVSTLFSSLPSLVIFLCCVTLLIFLSFQFPARGLLLGDSKLILLTTSELPSNPLESANFRNQPLVLGSLHGMKSVLAFIGIDGLQNIYILTDILAGIIFLGIVYLFLSKEKISNTEKLLSGLFLFAGGGVQFFFGYIENYALLYAFTAGYVITALFMLQKRISIIFPVLFFLGIVGLHLGAMIYLPSVIVLLILSWQNNKRTSIVLTLLLPALFLLLIYLSDYGVDRLIIRIQEAFKYDFLPFSQPANGIPYTLFSLTHFVEWINLNFLVVPLGLIPAIIILTANYKQIWQGNKELLFLLPATICGLIFTFIMTPALGMFRDWDLMASFFIPLIILSWFLFINYFNGNIRKQVITIVTIISILHIAARVGINSNPDKHVSSVEIMAQPALLSPFAQQLYYDRLANIFWERKDYAKAKQWYERYTIIDSSNPRIIANLSDVYRKLNENENVYRMLKRSVELGNRDPKVSVNLSVELFRHDKIDEAIALAETTITLYPDYAVGHANLGLMYLQTRKMDDAINHIETALKLGKSDPKLLRALGEAYEEKGNNGKAFSIYTKYLSLIPNDTAISNKLINFSTLKKNFTNQK, encoded by the coding sequence ATGAATACTCTTGGAAAAATAATTTTTATTTTTTGTTTTATTCTTATCCTACTCCACGTTTGGGGTGCTGGCAACCCATCATATATGAAGTGGGGATTTCAATCATTCGCATATTATGACATCACCACATCGGCGATTGTTTTGTTAATTGCCTTAACATTCTTCATTCCATCGGTTTTGCGTTTTTGGATAAGGGTTTTTGAACGAGTGAGTACACTATTCTCATCTTTACCGTCTCTTGTTATTTTTCTTTGCTGCGTAACTTTGTTAATCTTTTTGTCATTTCAATTTCCCGCACGTGGGTTATTACTTGGCGACAGTAAGTTAATACTTCTTACTACAAGCGAACTTCCATCCAATCCACTTGAATCGGCAAACTTCAGAAATCAACCTCTAGTTCTTGGATCTCTGCACGGCATGAAAAGCGTACTGGCTTTCATTGGTATCGATGGATTACAGAATATTTATATCTTGACAGATATTCTCGCCGGGATTATTTTCCTCGGGATCGTTTATTTATTTCTGTCGAAGGAGAAAATATCCAATACTGAAAAACTACTCAGCGGCCTGTTTTTATTTGCGGGTGGTGGTGTGCAGTTTTTCTTCGGATATATAGAAAACTACGCGCTGCTTTACGCATTTACAGCCGGTTATGTAATAACAGCATTATTTATGCTGCAAAAAAGAATTTCGATCATCTTTCCTGTATTATTTTTCCTTGGAATTGTTGGATTGCATCTGGGTGCCATGATATACCTCCCAAGCGTGATAGTGCTTCTGATTCTTTCGTGGCAAAACAACAAGCGGACTTCTATTGTTCTCACCCTCCTCCTCCCTGCATTATTTCTGTTATTAATTTACCTGAGTGACTACGGCGTGGATAGGTTAATAATCCGGATTCAGGAAGCATTCAAATATGATTTTTTGCCATTCTCACAACCAGCCAACGGAATCCCATACACTCTATTTTCGCTGACGCATTTTGTTGAGTGGATAAATTTAAATTTTCTGGTTGTACCATTGGGATTAATTCCGGCAATAATTATCTTGACAGCAAATTACAAGCAAATTTGGCAGGGTAATAAAGAGCTTCTCTTTCTATTACCTGCAACCATTTGTGGACTCATTTTTACATTCATAATGACGCCAGCTTTAGGTATGTTTCGAGATTGGGATCTAATGGCAAGTTTCTTTATCCCACTGATAATACTTTCATGGTTCCTCTTTATTAACTATTTCAACGGGAACATACGCAAACAAGTAATTACCATTGTAACGATTATATCTATTCTACATATTGCAGCCAGAGTCGGAATTAATTCGAACCCGGATAAACACGTCAGTAGCGTGGAGATTATGGCTCAACCTGCATTACTCAGCCCGTTTGCGCAACAGTTATACTATGACCGGTTAGCAAATATATTTTGGGAAAGGAAAGATTACGCGAAGGCAAAACAATGGTATGAAAGATATACGATCATCGACAGTTCCAATCCACGCATCATCGCGAATCTTTCGGATGTGTACCGTAAACTCAATGAGAACGAAAATGTATACAGAATGCTGAAGAGATCGGTAGAATTAGGGAACCGCGATCCGAAAGTATCAGTCAACTTATCGGTGGAGCTATTCAGACATGATAAGATTGATGAGGCAATTGCTCTGGCAGAAACAACTATAACACTTTATCCGGATTATGCGGTCGGACACGCAAACTTAGGATTAATGTATCTTCAAACAAGAAAAATGGATGATGCTATCAATCATATTGAAACGGCACTCAAACTCGGGAAGTCAGATCCGAAACTTCTTCGTGCTCTTGGCGAGGCGTATGAAGAAAAGGGGAACAATGGTAAAGCGTTCAGCATCTATACGAAATATTTATCCTTGATACCGAATGATACCGCAATTTCAAATAAATTGATAAATTTTAGTACATTGAAAAAGAATTTTACAAACCAAAAATAA
- a CDS encoding glycosyltransferase family 4 protein produces the protein MNVKKIKILYFNLFTWLGGGEYSIYYLAKNIDRSRFDPILLFNKNGPFVDKAKENGIESVIIPFVVTHPLALLKPGNIIENIKASGKITRLLKQREVDVVQCSDVFSLLLLIPALIRFRLPVVYSVIVFYSTVRCWFFNILALLFVDRIVANSDSVKNHLLNKTVGLDEISEVAYNGVDTSLFFIRSREEKNKIRTKLTLPLQKKIIGLVGRYEVWKGHLTFLDAAKRLLQKRDDLVFMIVGGAITSEVAPEVERFKSRVLRRIDDLNLRSFFVLYDHRDDIPEIMAALDVCVCPSDYEPYGLVVLEAYESGIPVVASRTVGALEVLRDNRGVFIAEPMDPDSFAYAISMALDFNESVFASAAGQTFSEKVNWKTYAQSFEDLYEKVERK, from the coding sequence GTGAATGTTAAAAAAATAAAAATATTGTACTTCAATCTTTTTACCTGGCTCGGAGGCGGCGAGTATTCGATTTACTATCTTGCAAAAAATATCGACCGCTCGCGTTTTGACCCGATCTTGCTTTTCAATAAAAATGGACCGTTTGTTGATAAAGCAAAAGAAAACGGGATTGAATCTGTCATTATCCCTTTTGTCGTTACTCATCCTCTGGCGCTTCTTAAACCGGGAAATATTATTGAAAATATAAAAGCCTCGGGAAAAATCACACGGTTACTTAAACAGCGGGAGGTTGATGTTGTGCAATGCAGCGATGTCTTTTCGCTTCTCCTGCTTATACCGGCACTGATTCGTTTTCGTCTGCCGGTTGTTTACAGCGTTATCGTTTTTTATAGCACTGTTCGTTGCTGGTTCTTCAATATTCTTGCCTTATTGTTTGTGGATCGCATCGTTGCTAATTCGGATTCTGTGAAGAATCATCTTCTGAATAAAACGGTAGGACTTGATGAAATATCAGAAGTCGCCTACAATGGGGTTGACACTTCATTGTTTTTCATTCGCAGCAGAGAGGAAAAGAATAAAATCAGAACGAAGCTCACTCTGCCTCTTCAAAAAAAAATTATTGGACTTGTCGGCCGGTATGAAGTATGGAAGGGCCATCTTACCTTTCTTGATGCTGCGAAACGCCTTCTTCAGAAACGGGATGATCTTGTTTTTATGATAGTCGGTGGCGCTATTACTAGTGAAGTCGCTCCTGAGGTCGAACGATTCAAATCGCGTGTTCTTCGCCGGATTGACGATCTGAATCTCAGATCATTTTTCGTGCTGTATGATCATCGGGATGATATTCCGGAAATAATGGCTGCGCTAGATGTGTGTGTGTGTCCATCGGATTACGAACCATACGGTTTGGTTGTGCTCGAGGCGTACGAGAGTGGTATACCCGTAGTGGCAAGCAGGACGGTAGGTGCGCTCGAAGTTTTGCGTGATAATCGAGGTGTATTTATTGCCGAGCCGATGGATCCTGATTCGTTCGCATACGCGATATCAATGGCTCTCGATTTCAATGAATCGGTTTTTGCCTCTGCTGCCGGGCAAACTTTCTCTGAAAAAGTCAATTGGAAAACATACGCGCAGTCCTTTGAGGATCTATACGAAAAAGTCGAACGGAAATAA
- a CDS encoding glycosyltransferase family 4 protein, producing MNRFLPLLPGKLSLKKSIGKHTRSPLRIYTKKSNGNNRKTIAFINLYTEMGGGEYALYNLLSGIDREKIKPIMIFNRHGEFVEKIESLGVETVILPFQNVMLKTLIYPKRFWKLIKDSFTLYGFIKKYRPDLIQISDVLSLMMVAPSVLRFRIPVFYSLIFFYEPARMILFNLLAPVLVKKIIVNSIAIKKDVITRTIFLSHRIEVIYLGVDLNRFKPRNARDPNLLRKELGLDPSVKLIGMIGRFEPMKGHKYFLKAVPHVKSIRHDMKFLIIGGVLFQDVFLFFKKYHEEILECYNNLNLHDSVRFLPNQKSIENIVRDLDILVCPSLYEGFGLVILEGLASGVPVVASRTVGALEIVHDLPGVFISEPADEASLAKAILNAVSFADQKNQNNLYDLEFHKTLDAVKQYDWSYYRNQMERIYLEEAT from the coding sequence ATGAATCGGTTTTTGCCTCTGCTGCCGGGCAAACTTTCTCTGAAAAAGTCAATTGGAAAACATACGCGCAGTCCTTTGAGGATCTATACGAAAAAGTCGAACGGAAATAACCGGAAAACAATTGCGTTCATAAACCTCTACACCGAAATGGGGGGTGGTGAATATGCTTTATATAACCTTCTTAGTGGAATCGACCGTGAGAAAATAAAACCCATTATGATTTTCAACCGACATGGGGAATTTGTCGAGAAAATCGAATCGCTTGGTGTTGAAACTGTTATTCTCCCGTTTCAAAATGTTATGCTGAAAACGCTTATCTATCCTAAGAGATTTTGGAAATTGATTAAAGATTCATTCACATTGTACGGCTTTATTAAGAAGTATAGACCGGATCTAATTCAGATCAGCGATGTTCTATCTCTGATGATGGTTGCCCCCTCGGTTCTGAGGTTTCGCATTCCTGTTTTCTATAGTCTGATCTTCTTTTATGAACCGGCGCGGATGATTCTCTTCAATCTGCTAGCTCCGGTTCTTGTAAAGAAAATAATTGTCAATTCAATAGCTATCAAAAAAGATGTTATCACGAGGACGATATTTCTATCGCATCGAATCGAAGTAATTTATCTCGGTGTCGATCTGAATCGATTCAAACCAAGGAATGCCAGAGACCCGAATTTATTGCGGAAAGAACTTGGATTGGATCCATCCGTTAAATTGATAGGTATGATCGGTAGGTTTGAACCGATGAAAGGTCATAAATATTTTTTAAAAGCTGTTCCGCATGTTAAAAGTATCAGACACGATATGAAGTTTTTAATTATTGGCGGAGTCTTGTTTCAGGATGTCTTTCTTTTTTTTAAAAAATATCATGAAGAAATTCTTGAATGTTATAATAACTTGAATCTTCATGATTCTGTTCGTTTTTTACCCAATCAAAAAAGTATCGAGAACATCGTGAGAGATTTAGACATCCTCGTTTGCCCATCGCTGTATGAAGGTTTTGGACTTGTGATTCTTGAGGGTCTTGCAAGTGGCGTTCCTGTTGTAGCAAGCAGAACCGTGGGGGCATTAGAGATTGTACATGATCTCCCGGGTGTGTTTATTTCTGAACCCGCTGATGAGGCATCTTTAGCAAAAGCAATCCTAAATGCGGTTAGTTTTGCCGATCAGAAAAATCAAAATAATTTGTACGATCTCGAATTCCATAAAACACTTGATGCGGTAAAACAATATGATTGGTCATACTATAGAAATCAAATGGAACGGATATACCTCGAGGAAGCAACATGA
- a CDS encoding ABC transporter permease, giving the protein MVTRILKFPIIHHPFWAMINMGRDFKNLWAHRELLLTLTKREIVARYKQTFFGLGWSLMQPILQTVVYTIAFSVILKSPSAEGIPYAIFVFANLTLWTYFATTTINAMNSLRANSALITKVSFPREIIPISVILSGLFDFIVTFIVLVVLNLFFGFYPNWRFIYIPAILFVEILFILNLSLILSVLTVARRDLTYVVTFFITLYMFLTPVFFPLTALPESIRQYYFLSPMGAIIDAFKNAVFYNYEPKWYSLLIASTLLIVLFIPSYKFFKRAEKLFADVL; this is encoded by the coding sequence ATGGTAACTCGGATCCTCAAATTTCCAATAATTCATCACCCATTCTGGGCTATGATCAATATGGGCAGAGATTTTAAAAATCTCTGGGCGCACCGTGAACTTTTGTTAACCCTTACGAAAAGAGAGATTGTAGCAAGATACAAACAAACCTTTTTCGGGCTTGGCTGGTCTTTAATGCAACCTATTTTGCAAACGGTTGTTTATACTATCGCTTTTTCAGTTATTTTAAAAAGTCCCAGCGCTGAAGGTATCCCTTACGCGATTTTTGTTTTCGCTAACCTTACTCTATGGACCTACTTTGCAACGACAACAATCAATGCGATGAACAGCTTACGGGCTAACTCTGCGCTCATTACAAAGGTTTCTTTCCCCAGAGAAATTATTCCTATCTCGGTTATCCTCTCAGGGCTGTTCGATTTCATTGTAACATTCATTGTTCTCGTTGTCTTAAATCTCTTCTTCGGTTTCTATCCTAATTGGAGGTTCATTTATATACCTGCGATCCTTTTTGTTGAGATTTTATTTATTTTGAACCTTTCGCTCATTCTAAGCGTGCTCACGGTTGCTCGAAGAGACTTGACCTACGTAGTCACCTTTTTTATAACTCTCTATATGTTTCTTACACCCGTATTTTTCCCGCTCACTGCTTTACCGGAATCTATCCGCCAGTATTATTTTCTTAGTCCGATGGGAGCTATAATAGATGCATTCAAAAATGCGGTATTCTACAATTACGAACCGAAGTGGTATTCACTGCTTATTGCCTCAACATTACTCATAGTTTTGTTCATTCCTTCATATAAATTCTTTAAGCGGGCGGAAAAACTCTTCGCCGATGTGTTATGA